A genomic stretch from Candidatus Eisenbacteria bacterium includes:
- a CDS encoding DUF6754 domain-containing protein: MRREEGGTFAPVDTIEGGATSYIDEGAEGDVAYEYRLVAQPPEPGLDSEISAPVRARANWFDRTKFNVLVVVGFFCLLLFIYIRRSEGGVQWTFRSIPGLAAIEEAIGRATEMGKSVLYVPGVQEIDDIQTIASMILLGRVARMTAKYETDLMVPTNSPGVYTVAEEVVKSGYSDVGRSDMYRSDQVRYITSEQFAYVAAVNGLMLRTKPAANLLLGAFFAESLLLAETGHSVGAIQIAGTANVHQMPFFVVACDYTLIGEEYFAASALLSNDPRLLGSLKASDIIKIFLIVVIVLGCVLATSGQTWLGDFFATQ, encoded by the coding sequence GTGCGACGGGAGGAAGGCGGCACGTTCGCCCCGGTGGACACGATCGAAGGCGGCGCCACGAGCTACATCGACGAGGGCGCCGAAGGAGACGTGGCCTACGAGTATCGCCTCGTCGCGCAGCCCCCGGAGCCCGGGCTCGATTCGGAGATCTCGGCGCCCGTTCGCGCCCGGGCCAACTGGTTCGACCGGACGAAGTTCAACGTCCTCGTCGTCGTGGGCTTCTTCTGCCTCCTCCTCTTCATCTACATCCGCCGGTCCGAGGGGGGCGTTCAGTGGACGTTCCGCTCGATCCCCGGCCTCGCCGCCATCGAAGAGGCCATCGGCCGCGCGACCGAGATGGGGAAGAGCGTCCTCTACGTGCCCGGCGTCCAGGAAATCGACGACATCCAGACGATCGCGAGCATGATCCTGCTCGGCCGCGTCGCGCGGATGACCGCGAAGTACGAGACGGATCTCATGGTTCCGACGAACTCCCCGGGGGTGTACACCGTGGCGGAGGAGGTCGTGAAGTCCGGCTACTCCGACGTGGGGCGGTCGGACATGTACCGCTCCGACCAGGTCCGGTACATCACTTCGGAGCAGTTCGCGTACGTGGCCGCGGTGAACGGGCTCATGCTCCGCACGAAGCCGGCCGCGAACCTCCTGCTCGGGGCGTTCTTCGCCGAGTCGCTGCTCCTCGCGGAGACCGGACACTCGGTCGGCGCGATCCAGATCGCCGGGACGGCCAACGTGCACCAGATGCCGTTCTTCGTCGTCGCGTGCGACTACACGCTCATCGGCGAGGAGTACTTCGCCGCGAGCGCGCTCCTCTCCAACGATCCCCGGCTCCTCGGGAGCCTCAAGGCGTCGGACATCATCAAGATCTTCCTGATCGTCGTCATCGTCCTCGGGTGCGTCCTGGCCACGTCCGGCCAGACGTGGCTGGGCGACTTCTTCGCCACTCAGTGA